DNA from Kitasatospora acidiphila:
CGTTTTTCGGATCGACGCAGCACAGCACATTCGGGGCGGTCCTGACGGGGCCGCCCGGCTCACCTCATTCGGGTAAGGAGTTCACCATGTCCGACGGACACATCAAGGTTACGTTCGAGACCATCAGCAACGCCGGTCAGACGGTCCGCACCACCGCCGGCACCATCGACCAGCAGCTGAGCGACCTCAAGGCCGCTGTGGCCCGGGTCGCCAACTCGTGGACCGGCGCGGCGAAGGAGGGTTACGACCAGCGTCAGGCCATCTGGGACCAGAAGGCCTCCGACCTGCACTCCACGCTGCTCCAGATCGCCACGGCGCTGGACAAGGCCCACGAGAGCTACACCTCGACCGAGAGCGCCAACACCAGCATGTGGGCGGGCTGATCGCCACTCCCGGCTCGGGGGAGCGTTGAGGTAACGGAGCGGGCGTCCGAAGTCGGGCGCCCGCTCCGCTCTGTCGTTTTCCACAGGACACCGTTTCGCAGTAGGGCAAGGGGAGTTGGAGTCGTGGTGAGGCGAGGGCTCGGCCGGTCGGCGGCGATCGCGGCGGTGCTCGCGCTGCTGGGGGCCACCCCGGCGGCAGCGGCCGGTTCAACCGGGGTGGGCGTCGCCGCGGCGGGCAACTGCACGTTCCCGGCCCAGGACGTGGCGGAGCAGCCGTGGTCGCTGCAGCGGGTGATGCTGGACCAGCTCTGGCCCAAGAACGCCCAGGGCCAGGCGCAGGACGGCACCGGTGTGACGGTCGCGGTGATCGACACCGGGGTGGACCCGGGCAATCCGCAGCTGGGCGGCGCGGGCAAGGTCGTGCAGGGCCCCAGCTACCTGATGGACAAGAGCAAGAACCCGCCGGCGCCGGCCGACGGCAACTCCCTGACCGACACGGTGGGGCACGGCACCAAGGTGGCCGGGATCATCGCCGCCGCCCATCGGGACAAGGTGGGCTTCGTCGGCCTGGCGCCCGGGGCGACGATCCTGTCGATCCGCCAGAACGATGACGCCGGCGATGGCGATGTGCCGTCCCTGGCCAGGTCGATCAGCGACGCGGTCGACCTGGGCGCCAGGGTGATCAACATTTCGCAGGACGTCCGGGATGCCGACGGCAACCCCAACTTCGGCGGCAGTGACCAGTTGAAGCAGGCGATCGACAAGGCGGAGAGCCACAAGGCGGTGGTGGTCGCGGCCTCCGGCAACGACGGCGTGGAGGAGACGACCTACCCGGCCGCCTACCCGACGGTGCTGTCGGTCGGCGCCTCGGACCGCAACAACGAGCGGGCCACCTTCTCCAGCTACGGCGACTGGGTCAAGGTCGCCGCACCCGGTGTCGACATGCTCTCCACCGTGCCCAAGGGCGGGCAGTGCGTGGACAACGGCACCAGCTTCGCCACCCCCTACGTCGCCGGGGTCGCCGCCCTGCTCGTCGGGGCCCACCCCGACTGGTCCGCCGCGCAGGTCCGCACCCGGATCGAGCAGACCGCGCAGCGCACCGAGCACGGCTCGAACAAGTACATCGGCTGGGGTGTGGTCGACCCGGTGAAGGCGGTCGCCGACCCCACCATGCCGGCCGACGCCCCGACCCCCGACCCGCAGGTCAGGCTGGACACCGCCCCGATCCTGCCGCAGCCGCTCGGCCTCGGCGAGACCCAGGCCGACCGGAACCGGCGCACCGCCACCTATGTGCTGGGCACCGCCGTGCTGTCGGTGGCGCTGCTGTTCGGCGGCTCGGTGGTGCTGCGCGACCTGCGCCGTCGCCGCGCCGGCCGCTGACAGCCCGCCGGCAGCGACAACGCCAAGCGGCCCGGACACCCCCAGCAGGGTGTCCGGGCCGCTTCGCGGTAGCAGGGCTCAGACCTGCTCGTCCTCGGGCAGCGTGATCACCCAGCGGGTCTCCTGCCGCGGGCGCAGGTAGAAGACCCAGTAGAGCGAGGAGACCGCGGTGATGATGCCGGTCCACATCAGCGCCTTGTGGTCCTGCTGGGTGATCACGTAGCCGAGCGCCACGATCAGCAGGATCGGCAGCACCGGCCAGAGCGGCTGGCGCCAGGCCGGCACGTCCTTGTGCGCACCGCGCCGGGAGAGCAGCGCACCGACCGCGACCAGCAGGTAGAGCGCGGCGACGGCGACACCGGTGATGCTGCTCAGCAGGGTGTTCGGCACGAAGCAGAAGACCGCACCGGGGATGCCGACCGCCAGCGTGGAGACCCACGGGGCGCCGAACCGGTTCAGGGTGCCGAAGGCCTTGTTGACCGGCTCCGGCCAGGCCCGGTCGCGACCGGAGGCGAACAGCACCCGGGAGTTCTGGATCACCATCACGATGCCGGCGTTGATGATGGCCAGCGCGATGCACAAGCTGATGAAGGTGCCGAGCGCCGAGTTGCTCCAGCCGGCCACCATGCCGGAGAGGTCGCCGCCGGTCAGGGTGGCCAGGTCGGGCGCGCCCAGCGTGATGGCGATCACCGGGAGCATGATGACCACGCAGGACAGGCCGAGCGTCCACAGCACGGTGCGGGCCACGTTGCGGCGCGGGTTCTCCAGCTCCTCGGAGAGGTAGATGGCGGTGGAGAAGCCCTGGGTGACGAACAGCGCCACGCCCATCGCGCCCATGATGGCGGAGAGCCCGACGCCGCTGGTGTGGCCCTGGCCGTCGGCCACGACGCCGTGGAACATGCTGGAGATGCCGCGCTGCTGGTGGGCGAAGCCGAGGACGGAGACCACGCCCGCCGCGATCACCTCGAGCACCAGGAAGATGCCGGTGATCCAGGCGTTGGCCCGCAGGTCGAGCAGGCCGGCCACCGTGGAGGCGAGCATCACCGCGGCACCTGCGACGGGGCCGCTGACGTGCACGATCGGCGCCAGGTAGGCGGCGGTGCCGACGGCGATGACGGACGGGACGATCATCACCACGATCAGCGACTGGATGAACGACAGCCAGCCGGCGAACCGCCCGGCCAGGGTGCCGACCATCGCGTACTCACCGCCGGCGCTGGGGATCAGGGTGCCGAGCTCCGAGTAGGCGAACGCCACGGCCACGCAGATGATCGCGCCGATCCCGATGGTCATCGCGGTCGCGGTGCCGAGCGAGTTGAACAGGCCCGGCACCAGCACGAAGAGCGAGGAGGCGGGGGTCACGCAGGAGAGCGTGAGCAGGGTGCCGCCCACGACGCCGAGTGAGCGGCTGAGCTTTCGCGGGGCCTCGGCGGTACCGACCGTCACCGTGGGGGAGGTGGTGGGCGGTCGAAGCGTGTCGGTCATGGGGGGAGAGTCCGATCGGCTCGGCGCGGCATTGCGCGGTCCTGTGCGGTGCTGGGGTGGGGAGCGTTATCGCCTCCGAAGGGGGTCGCTTGGGGGTTGAGATGGGCCGCTCCCGAGTCGCCAATGCTGCGGGGGCGTATTGATTGCGTCAATGCCGGTTGGCCTTCGGAATCCGTTGCGTCCAAGCGCATAGTCATCCGGAACTGTGGCCGATCGGCGCCGTTGCGATTGATGTCCGACTTGTTAACTTTGACTAACGGGGCATGAATCCAAGGTGAGATGGGATTGCTGCTCTTTGAATCAAAGGTCGAGCCCGGGTCATTGGCATCGCCGACCAGGGCACTCCAAACGGCTTCGCCGGGCCCGGCGGCGGCCTCTGATGGCGACGACATCCGCAGCTCGGCGTTGGAAACAGCTAGATAACATTCCGGAACGGTCCGGCTGGTGGACCCCGCAACGTCGAAGGGGTCGGCCGTGGTACCCCACAGCCGACCCCTTCTGGTCACGCTCGGTGACTAGCTCACGGGCAGCCAGCCCGTCTGCACCATCTGGCCGGCCGTCACCCGGCGCGAGACGTACACGCCGCGGCCCGGCGGCAGCGCCTGCGGCTTGGCGGTGCCGAGCAGCGCGCCCTCGTCCTTGTTGCCGGAGAGCAGCACGCCCTGCCCGCCCAGCTCGCGCATCCGCTGCATCAGCGGCTCGTAGAGCGAGCGGCCGGCGCCGCCGGCGCTGCGGGCGATGATCACCCGC
Protein-coding regions in this window:
- the mycP gene encoding type VII secretion-associated serine protease mycosin, which codes for MVRRGLGRSAAIAAVLALLGATPAAAAGSTGVGVAAAGNCTFPAQDVAEQPWSLQRVMLDQLWPKNAQGQAQDGTGVTVAVIDTGVDPGNPQLGGAGKVVQGPSYLMDKSKNPPAPADGNSLTDTVGHGTKVAGIIAAAHRDKVGFVGLAPGATILSIRQNDDAGDGDVPSLARSISDAVDLGARVINISQDVRDADGNPNFGGSDQLKQAIDKAESHKAVVVAASGNDGVEETTYPAAYPTVLSVGASDRNNERATFSSYGDWVKVAAPGVDMLSTVPKGGQCVDNGTSFATPYVAGVAALLVGAHPDWSAAQVRTRIEQTAQRTEHGSNKYIGWGVVDPVKAVADPTMPADAPTPDPQVRLDTAPILPQPLGLGETQADRNRRTATYVLGTAVLSVALLFGGSVVLRDLRRRRAGR
- a CDS encoding WXG100 family type VII secretion target, which translates into the protein MSDGHIKVTFETISNAGQTVRTTAGTIDQQLSDLKAAVARVANSWTGAAKEGYDQRQAIWDQKASDLHSTLLQIATALDKAHESYTSTESANTSMWAG
- a CDS encoding APC family permease; translated protein: MTDTLRPPTTSPTVTVGTAEAPRKLSRSLGVVGGTLLTLSCVTPASSLFVLVPGLFNSLGTATAMTIGIGAIICVAVAFAYSELGTLIPSAGGEYAMVGTLAGRFAGWLSFIQSLIVVMIVPSVIAVGTAAYLAPIVHVSGPVAGAAVMLASTVAGLLDLRANAWITGIFLVLEVIAAGVVSVLGFAHQQRGISSMFHGVVADGQGHTSGVGLSAIMGAMGVALFVTQGFSTAIYLSEELENPRRNVARTVLWTLGLSCVVIMLPVIAITLGAPDLATLTGGDLSGMVAGWSNSALGTFISLCIALAIINAGIVMVIQNSRVLFASGRDRAWPEPVNKAFGTLNRFGAPWVSTLAVGIPGAVFCFVPNTLLSSITGVAVAALYLLVAVGALLSRRGAHKDVPAWRQPLWPVLPILLIVALGYVITQQDHKALMWTGIITAVSSLYWVFYLRPRQETRWVITLPEDEQV